The sequence GTAACCATGAAGTCTCAGTACAAACTTTTGGCTTCCAGCTGCCGTTTAGTAACATAGAAAAGCTGGAACAGTGAAATGATATTGAATTAAATAGTTTATTCAACAGGCCATTACACGGACACAAAAAAAGGCATCGAACTCATGCCAAATCATGTTTGAACAGCGACACTATACTCcaaaaaaagtagtttttagCATCCATAAAATGTAACGTGAAAGTTACTAACTCGTCATGTGGCCCGACCCAAATCAGCACAACTACAAAATAGCCAATGACACAATGatatttcatttcagtgttaCGTTAAACATAAGGTAAACATTAAGCCAGTTACTCTGAATTTACCTAAACTTTGTCACAAAAAAAGTTGTACCTATCCTGAAGGAGGTgaaacatattaaatatatttcctttatttactgcaactttttttaatctcatacTTTACAAGCTGATGAGCTGTCTTCCAAAATGACACcttgataatttattttctatacccCAACAAAATCTAACAAGGTTTGTTTGGTGGgaataactcttcctctgcctcttcctcttccttgcacagaaagaaaacacagcaacacaagCAGTAACGTGCCGATGTGGGATAACTATTATTTTCATTCTGTGCAGGACTTGCACTGATCTGAAAATATGATTTGGGATTAGTCCTTTAAGGAATGTGACAATATTGAGgaatttctcattttaatgaGCTGTGCCGTTTAATTAtgcaataaattataaaatcaaGTAGTCAGGACATCCTTAGGCTATATTCCCTTTAAGTGCTGCTCTGGCAGTGAAAGGTGGAGCAATTATATGGCAAAAAGATGCCCTCTCctaaaagaaagagaggagatGGCAGAATTGTGAAAACTCTGGTTAGGCATCAGTTATCATGGTGACTGGTGCATGCATAGAAATAATAGGCTCAACAGCCCAATCTCTTTCACCGTGGGGAGGCACAGGTGGGCCTACTCTCTAAATGCTCTGAGGACTCCTATGTAAGCTACCAGTTCAGCTCCACCAGCTCTGGTTTTATGAATATAAACAGACTcaccacttatttatttttttctgtaaccaAATCTTAACTTTTATTCTCTTTGCTGTGCATGTAGAAGCCGCATCTCAGCATCTACATGCCCCTAAAAttaagcttttaaaaacatattcataTATTTCCAAGTATCCAAAAACCACTGTAATGTGCACAAATTGTTTTATATCAACAAGagaattgttttaattaattttaactttACATGACCTGTTGTGTGACTACTGTGTATATTGATGCTGCATCATCATATTTGCAGCCTTAACAGTTTTACAAGTGCTATCTAAAGCTAGACAAACTTAAAAGATTGATTTATAAGTTTCTCTGCTTTTGAGATATGACTGAAGAAATCCTTTTCCTCAGATTTGATCTGCTTGCATTAAAGACAGCAGAGCTATAAAAGTATGAATGGATATTAGAGGCTTTAGAAAAGCTTTGCAGCAGGTGTAGACAGCAGGTGCGTAGAAAGAATAAACACAGGTTTTCTTGTATGAGAAGAGTTCCAGGCAAAGACAGTGGTCTATATCTTCTGGCTGGTCTCCCTCAAGCTCATTCTTACACACATGTGCATGAAGCAACAGCAAAGTCCCTGCTGATCCTGTTACACAGCCAGCTAGccaacaaatacacaaacacacactcagtgggCGAGAAAGCGTCAGGGGATGCAAGAGATGTTTTGACAAGAGTTGAGGCAAGATGAAACATGTTAAGTTAACTCATGGTGGGAGGGGGGGGTAACTTGCATGTGAGATGCATGTTACACAAGACTGGCTCCTGTATGAAATACTCATGGGCAGGTAAGTACGGGTAAAGGCTGCTGAAGGCAAGTAAAGGCAGGTAAACTCAGCTgagcaataaatattaatattagaGCAAACAAAGGAGAcaactgaagacaaacagagacATGTATGAACCTGCAGGGACAAAACCAGTGATGTGTTTGGGCAGGTTTCAACAAGAAGAAACCAGTGTGGACTGGTGATGTGTGATTCCActgattttctttctgatcGGAAACAAAGTGAAATTCAGGATGATCCAATATTTTGTACAAAACTTATTGTGCCGGAAAAACAGTCTACACTAAGAGGGAAGGGAATTAACAGTTCACACACACCCGATGTTTAATACAGAATAATGTGACTCAAATTTAAATtgccagtaaaataataataatgaaaaaagctACAATAATTGCACATGTTTGTAAAACCTAgacttatatttttaaagtagttAATCATCAGTCATAACAAATTAGACTGGGTGATGTTATTATCTAtctgtattttttataaaatatttttcagttgtatttttatttttcataaaccCAAAATGGTATTTTAATACCACCCATACTATGTGACGACCTGCTCCACAGTCAGCCATACCTGTCTGAATACAGGCTGATCTTAGGAACACACATATCGCTCCAAGCTGAATGAAAACAGTTATTTGTTGTAGCATTAACTTTCAAAGTAAAGCTTTTACCATGTTTTtagggctgcacagtggtgtggtggttaagGGGTGGATTGGATAAATGTGTTGTGCTCTGACTCGGGGACAGAGGGTGTCTCGGGCCCTCTAAATACTAATGCAACATGAACTCTATATTGAGATAAACAATATGTCTAACCCTTCATCTTGTGTAAAATTATATCAACATAACTAAAAATTCTGAGATATTGCCCAACCCTACTAAAACATGAATAGCTGATATGGGATGTATCAATGTTTTAGTACTGATCTGCACATCACTAATGTGGACTCAGACACAATAACTACATGTAACATTAAAGATTAAACTAATAAAGGTCTCATATTGGAGAAATGAACTGTGTCTTTAACTTCTGATAGTTTTACCCACCTGTGGACATGGAGGGGTTGTTGTTGAGCTCTTCCAGTGTCTTCTCTAGGCTGTCTGTCTTATTCTGTTGAGCAAAAGCCTTGAGACAGCACAGCTGCTTCAGGACAGAGTTAGGTTTGTGTCCACTCACTAAGCTGTCCAGAAGATCATCCACTGTGGTAGACAGGTGTGGAACTTTAACAACATGCAGCGAGGCTGTGGGAGAACACATGAAGCAACAAATGGCCTGTTAATGaaagttatttttctgttttcaaagGCTGATTCTCAATGTGCTACAACCACAATTTTTTGGAGTCCATTATTGCCTCAAAGAAACAGGATGGATTGCTACTGATCACAGGCTTACTTTGAAGCCtaacatttaccatttaccagaGCAGCAAGTTGTCAAATGAAAAGATAGGAAAgtatttttaactatttattttactgaGGGCAACATATGTATCATTAGACATTACATTGTTCCTTATTGGTGGTTCACACACAGAAAGCAGAGGAAGTGTGAACATACCCTGAAGATGGCATTGTGAAACTAGCTGACTGATGCAACAAAGGTGCATCAGTGACAGATTGAAAGGCACATAAAAGCCCTTTTGGAGCCCTTTTTTTAAGTTGCACTTTTAATAACAATTTAAGAAGGCCTTGCTACCTCAAACAAGACTATCTAACTCCtctagacacacacacacacagagttggtaaaaaagaaagaactgtTTCCACTCAGTGAATAATAATCATGACTTTGTGACTGGTCAGTATAGTTGCTGACTTTTATTAAGCAAGGTGGACATCAGCTGGTCAATGTACTGTATAATTCCCTTAACACATTTTTTGTATCTGATGCAATACAACAATTGAATATCAATGacaaagaagacagaaaatggAAACCCAAACGGATATTTAGCATTTATGCTTcactaaagaaaattaaaaacaacccaagaaggaaaaaataaatagtttcagTGCACCTAGGAGCAAAAATGATCATCggataaaaacatttccttgtttctaaataaataaataataataaaaaaaaattaaataaaaataacattgttcCACAGAAGGCGACAAAGCTTCCTGCTTTAAATGTATCTGCAGTCACTTTCTGTTTACAGACCTTGTAAAATGTTTACAGGGTGATGTTGTGAAATAATCAGCTGATCTTCTCTGCAGCTTAATGGACTCTTTCTCCGGATGAGTTCAAATCCTTGATTAAAAACCAAGTAGCCTGAGAGACTTATTGCTCACTGTAAACAGGACTGCTACTATTGGGCTCCCACAAATAATCTCTAtattaatcagattattttttacctcgaaaatatttaaaaatctacctccctaaatgttaaatgaatccatttaattaaaatccttGTCAATAAATGTCGGTCAGCACTCGGATACAGATGTGTACAGATGTGCACAGATGTGCAATCTTGTTTGTtcaaattagaaaaatattacCCTTTTATTAAACTTCTGATAGTACTTTAACTACTTCTGCTTATCAACAGCAGATGCAGTCATGATAAACTGTCTTCAGATTTCATTGGTTCTTCTAGAATGACCCAGAATTGAATTATGTGTCTGTAAAGacatttgtgatttttattttaaacccaACAATAAGGATTTGCAATAACTACAGGATAAAGTACAGAGAGCATGATCGTTGCTCAAGAAGATAAGCAAGGTTGGTCAATACTTACAATCTGACATATAGATTTCCGTTGTTGTCCTCAGGAAGTCTGACAACTCAGCAACTCCTCTCTTGttatcctcttcctcctccttctcctctccatCTTTATGGTAAGTGAACTCCAGTGCAGCAGCCCGGGGCATCAGACCCATGGACATCATCTTCtctttgtgcctttttttcttcaactttcttcttttgttcttgCTGAAGCGCTCTCCTCCCTCATCCATCGGTGCCTGACTCGGACCCGTGCTGGATTCACCGACAGCCGTCCCATCTTTCTCAGAGTTTTGAGGGGTGgatttcctcttcctttttctcctcctcgTTTGCCTTTctgcctctttttcttcttcaagtTCTTCACTGCTCTCTTGGATATTTCTCTCTGCAGAAAACAAGGGTACATTTTTGATTAGTTAAAATAATGCTGAATTTAGTTGTCAATGGTTTTCATATACTATGAACTCaatcaaaatgttaaatttgtaaACACTGCTAAAACAGCAGGAACAGAACTGGACTTGGAGGACAGAAATAGCTACAGacatgacaacaacaacaatacgAATGTTGCACTAAAAGGAAACCTGGTGGTATATATACAGTTAAttgatgacaaataaaaaaagaataatgtgCCACTTAGTAAACAAAACTGTTAGAAACAAGGAAAAGATGCAAAACTTGAAAGAATACAAAAGATCACACGTTttcaaacaaaacaggaaataaaactaGAACATGCATTATGGAAATACAACcatttacagaaacacaaagatagaaaatgactaaacaaaatcctaaattaatataatatgcTGTATTTCCTTTTAGGATAGATTAAAATGAACCGAAGTTCCTGACTTCATTATGTTTTTCAGACaggaaacataaaacctttcaaGCCTAAACACCCTTCTTAATTAGCCACATTTCTCACACAGAAATTACAGCTACAGCAAGAACACTGATGAGTAAATATCTTAGCTTGATAATTTTAGAGGTTATTGAGTACAAACCTCAGAAACAGTGTTTCCCTGGTAACCAGAGGACAATCACTGCAACATCCAAACATGTACTGTAGCAGAGAGTGTGCTGGAAAAATAGGCCTATCAGTACAGAGGAGATGCTCAATCTTTCTACAATTTGTAGAGTAAACATTGTGTAGAAACAGAGATAAgagacatatttaaaaaaaaaaaaaaaaaacataaaattctcCATATTTATTCTATAATAACGTCAAAAGACTGCCTCAGTGTCAGGGTTAAAAGgtcaggtttattttttttactttagctgCCACCCACATGCAGACCCTGCAATTTAAGACAACCACTGCTTGTCTCTTAAGCTCATAACACATTAATCATTACTTTACTTCACCAACAATGTTTGCTTGTACAATACTATTTTGATAGCTTGATTAACcttcataaaactaaaacctAAGCTGACCTCAAACAGCACTTTGAATTCCAATTCCCTTGAAAGCTTACTAtccactaaataaaaaatatgtcaaattaGAAGCCATAACGCTGACAATGGCAATTAGTCAAACTTAACCTTGTCAGTCATTGCAGTGACTACCCTTTAAAGGATGTCCTGCTTAAGCCAGCAAATATCTTCCATTTCAGTGAGGTAAGCATTGGTCTGTTAGGTGTATCAGCATTAATGAAGATGATGAGCACATAAAAGTGTAATGAACCAGGCCTTTTACTGCAGCCTGATCATTGCATCAGAAAAACTAACCAATCTTTAAATTATGCATATCAATGGCAGTGCGTATGATTTCTCTTTGAGTAACACTCTGCGAATTATAAGTCTGACTATTAAGTTTATCCTGGCAAACACATAGACAGATGAATATGAACACATACTCAGCATCATAACTGCTTTCAACTAAcccctttaaaacaaaacaaaaaaagcaaaacaaaataaacaaacaaaaaaaaaaaaaaaacatctgatacTCAATGAATGTTTGCTTAGCTGAACTtgcagagagaaacagaaataatgacTTTAACACTAGAGACAGTCAACCTGATGAAAAACCATACTGTAAATCTCCTCTAGGTAAATGGTGTGTAGCACAGGTCCATAAATATAAAGATTATGGGTAGCTTACCAGCTGGATCCTCTGTGCTAGTTATGCTTTCTAGCTGTGGAAGTGTGACAGATATCTCTGAATGTATATTGTAGTCTGGGGGAGGGGGCAGGACCGTGTACACCCGCCTGGGAGGATTTGCTGCACACTTTGTCTTCCCTGCTTTTCCTGAAGCAAACATggcaaataaaagaattaaatgaaagacaaaGTAGGATAGTGGCTACAATTATGTCTGTGCAGTGCTTAGGTGATCTTACCTAAAGAGACCTCTCTAcaagtatttattttcacttgagTTGCCTCTGCAGTGTGTGGAGGGATGTGCTCCTTTCCTGGTGTGGGAGCTGCAGGGTAAAGCTTCTGAAAAACCTTTGACTGAAACACTATAGTTGAGagaagaaaaccaaaacaaaaattacttttaagTACGTATTCCGATCAAATCTGCTTAAACACTAACTTTACCATTCCTAAcagttaaaaaagtaaaaaacaaataaaaaaaaatctcgtCTGATAAGGCTTGAGAAACACATATTTAAGATCAGTTTGCGCAACAGTAATCCAAATGAAATGGGAAACGTTCAATCTACTACTGACAGTACACAACTGTCTGCCCACTTCAGTTCACAATAACGAATGTCTTGTCGTTTGACAGTATAACACGTGCATTTGTTTA comes from Melanotaenia boesemani isolate fMelBoe1 chromosome 20, fMelBoe1.pri, whole genome shotgun sequence and encodes:
- the LOC121631830 gene encoding glutamate-rich protein 1, with the protein product MAKRKEVFQSKVFQKLYPAAPTPGKEHIPPHTAEATQVKINTCREVSLGKAGKTKCAANPPRRVYTVLPPPPDYNIHSEISVTLPQLESITSTEDPAERNIQESSEELEEEKEAERQTRRRKRKRKSTPQNSEKDGTAVGESSTGPSQAPMDEGGERFSKNKRRKLKKKRHKEKMMSMGLMPRAAALEFTYHKDGEEKEEEEDNKRGVAELSDFLRTTTEIYMSDSSLHVVKVPHLSTTVDDLLDSLVSGHKPNSVLKQLCCLKAFAQQNKTDSLEKTLEELNNNPSMSTEETTAVVSLFKYWITDILPMQKDAKKTELSTAQP